One window from the genome of Magnolia sinica isolate HGM2019 chromosome 4, MsV1, whole genome shotgun sequence encodes:
- the LOC131244093 gene encoding uncharacterized protein LOC131244093, translating to MIVLWQQMHCLLREEDGATMLRLASHEKKTIWVHPRRLGLMSTSPWLGGECHFACYGNDQVLRHQLANVDAATVKIVMAGAGCENGSKVEQVPFTKFIYWNGMHAGTF from the exons ATGATCGTGCTTTGGCAGCAGATGCACTGCCTCTTGAG gGAGGAGGATGGTGCAACAATGTTACGACTTGCCTCTCATGAAAAGAAAACCATTTGGGTTCATCCAAGAAGACTGGGTTTGATGTCTACTTCTCCATGGCTAGGGGGGGAATGCCACTTTGCCTGCTATGGAAATGACCAAGTGCTTCGACATCAGCTA GCGaatgttgatgcagcaacagttAAAATAGTCATGGCTGGAGCTGGATGTGAAAATGGTAGTAAAGTGGAACAA GTGCCATTTACCAAATTTATATATTGGAATGGAATGCATGCGGGCACATTTTAA
- the LOC131244094 gene encoding uncharacterized protein LOC131244094 has product MAMKTQTPLLSLLILITVLGGAHAAGYTPTPSVGVAPPPPFEVAGKPFPPQSFQCNNAASKCYGQELKCPKQCPEFKPADPKAKACFVDCNSPKCEAVCRKRKPNCEGIGAACYDPRFVGGDGIMFYFHGKTNHHFSLVSDSNLQINARFIGRRPQGRSRDNTWIQALGIMYGPHTFTVAANKVSQWKYDVDQLLFTYNNMPVFIDEGHLSSWTAPDSSLVVDRTAMCNSIMIILPHVVEISINVVPITKEDDRIHNYQIPSNDCFAHLEVQFRFFKLSDRVEGVLGQTYRPNFQNPVKRGVRMPVMGGEDKFMTSRLLSADCKNCIFNTPKISSAARALVLDPTSTMDCTSKMSKGQGVVCRR; this is encoded by the exons ATGGCCATGAAGACTCAAACTCCGCTTCTGTCTCTTCTCATCTTGATAACTGTCTTGGGTGGGGCCCATGCGGCGGGCTACACTCCTACACCGAGTGTGGGAGTGGCCCCACCGCCTCCATTCGAGGTGGCGGGTAAGCCGTTCCCGCCACAGTCGTTTCAGTGCAACAACGCTGCGAGCAAGTGCTACGGCCAGGAGTTGAAGTGCCCAAAACAATGTCCTGAGTTCAAGCCAGCTGACCCCAAAGCCAAAGCTTGCTTCGTTGACTGCAACTCTCCCAAATGCGAAGCTGTTTGTAGGa AACGGAAACCCAACTGCGAAGGAATCGGAGCCGCCTGCTACGATCCAAGATTCGTCGGAGGAGATGGAATCATGTTCTACTTCCACGGCAAAACCAACCACCATTTCAGCCTAGTCTCCGACTCAAACCTCCAAATCAACGCCCGCTTCATCGGACGCCGACCTCAAGGAAGATCACGTGACAATACATGGATCCAAGCTTTAGGTATCATGTATGGCCCGCACACCTTCACCGTTGCAGCGAACAAGGTCTCTCAATGGAAATACGACGTAGACCAGCTTCTCTTCACCTACAACAACATGCCAGTCTTCATCGATGAAGGCCATCTCTCTTCTTGGACAGCCCCAGACAGCAGTCTTGTAGTAGACCGCACCGCCATGTGTAACAGCATCATGATTATACTACCCCATGTCGTTGAAATCTCCATCAACGTTGTCCCTATAACGAAAGAAGATGACCGAATCCACAACTATCAAATACCATCCAACGATTGTTTCGCACATCTGGAAGTGCAATTCAGATTCTTCAAACTCTCCGATCGGGTCGAAGGAGTACTCGGCCAAACGTACAGACCCAATTTCCAAAATCCAGTGAAGAGAGGCGTGCGTATGCCAGTCATGGGTGGGGAAGACAAGTTCATGACTTCAAGGCTTTTGTCAGCCGATTGCAAGAACTGCATTTTCAACACCCCCAAGATTTCAAGTGCGGCACGAGCATTGGTATTGGATCCCACCAGCACCATGGATTGCACCAGCAAGATGAGTAAAGGCCAGGGAGTGGTTTGTCGCCGATAG
- the LOC131244424 gene encoding pectate lyase 1-like — protein sequence MTSGGPPMIIIISKHLGLSLLLFLFLANATAAVRAKSPGMNIIDQCWRTNQNWARNRQQLATCSIGFAGKMTNNVGRGLTVYTVTDASDDPMKPRQGTLRYGATMLKGKVWIKFQKDMQIKLEKPLLISSFTAIDGRGANVHIAHGTCFLLHEVTNVIIHGLHFHHCHKPNPGPVIGPGGKIVQLGRQDGDAIAIVGSTKIWIDHNTLYECHDGLLDVTRGSTDVTISNNWFNNHDKVMLLGHDDGFVMDKRMRVTVIFNRFGPNCHQRMPRVRHGYAHVTNNLYQGWGMYAIGGSMNPSIRSEANLFIAPKSSNKAVTWREGGKGSGKSWNWQSVNDHFVNGAYFKQTGSGGVAPRYNRYQRFKIASAGAVRTLTRSSGALRCFTRYRC from the exons ATGACTTCAGGAGGCCCAcccatgatcatcatcatctccaAGCACTTGggcctctctcttcttctctttctcttcttagCAAATGCCACTGCTGCTGTAAGGGCGAAGAGCCCTGGCATGAACATCATCGACCAATGCTGGCGGACAAACCAGAACTGGGCCAGGAACAGGCAACAGCTAGCGACGTGCTCGATTGGGTTCGCAGGCAAAATGACAAACAATGTGGGTCGGGGTCTGACGGTATACACGGTTACAGACGCCAGCGATGACCCGATGAAGCCTCGCCAGGGGACGCTGCGCTACGGAGCAACGATGCTAAAAGGAAAGGTTTGGATTAAGTTCCAGAAGGACATGCAGATAAAGCTTGAGAAGCCACTTCTAATCAGTAGCTTCACAGCCATTGATGGCCGTGGGGCGAATGTCCACATCGCCCATGGCACATGCTTCTTGCTTCATGAG GTGACCAACGTTATCATCCATGGGCTCCACTTCCACCACTGCCACAAACCCAATCCCGGCCCAGTGATCGGTCCAGGAGGGAAGATCGTGCAATTGGGAAGGCAGGATGGCGATGCCATCGCCATCGTTGGGTCCACGAAGATCTGGATTGACCATAACACCCTCTACGAATGCCACGACGGTCTCCTAGACGTTACCCGTGGATCGACAGACGTGACTATATCAAACAACTGGTTCAATAACCATGACAAGGTGATGCTTTTGGGCCACGATGACGGGTTCGTGATGGACAAGAGAATGAGAGTGACAGTGATCTTCAATCGCTTTGGCCCCAATTGCCATCAACGAATGCCCAG GGTTCGACATGGGTATGCTCATGTCACAAACAATCTCTACCAAGGCTGGGGAATGTACGCCATCGGCGGAAGTATGAATCCCAGCATTAGAAGCGAAGCAAATCTCTTCATAGCTCCGAAATCCAGCAACAAAGCG GTAACATGGAGGGAAGGAGGGAAGGGAAGTGGAAAGTCATGGAATTGGCAGTCAGTGAATGACCACTTTGTTAATGGAGCTTACTTCAAACAGACTGGTAGTGGTGGAGTAGCCCCACGATACAACCGATACCAAAGATTTAAAATTGCAAGTGCTGGGGCGGTGAGGACATTGACAAGATCTTCAGGCGCCCTGCGTTGCTTTACAAGATATAGGTGTTGA